The Hymenobacter oligotrophus genome has a window encoding:
- the fabD gene encoding ACP S-malonyltransferase — MKAVVFPGQGSQFTGMGRELFEQNAEAKRLMLQANEILGFSLTDIMFAGSDEDLRRTDVTQPAIFVHSVAQFVATPGLQPDMVAGHSLGEFSALVAAGVLQFEDALQLVARRAQAMQAACEEQPGTMAAILGLDDAAVERICQEITQGGNVVVAANYNCPGQLVISGSKLGIEQACEALKAAGAKRALPLPVGGAFHSPLMQSAEAALAEAIGRTTFSAGRCAVYQNVDAAPHTNPDEIRQNLISQLTAPVRWTQSVQRMTQDGAAEFVECGPGKVLQGLVKKISPQAATASAQ, encoded by the coding sequence ATGAAAGCAGTAGTATTCCCCGGCCAGGGCAGCCAGTTTACGGGCATGGGCCGCGAGCTTTTCGAGCAAAACGCCGAGGCCAAGCGCCTGATGCTGCAAGCCAACGAAATTCTGGGCTTCTCGCTCACGGATATCATGTTTGCGGGTTCCGACGAAGACCTGCGCCGCACCGACGTAACGCAGCCGGCCATCTTTGTGCACTCGGTGGCGCAGTTTGTGGCCACGCCCGGCTTGCAGCCCGATATGGTAGCCGGCCACTCCCTAGGTGAGTTTTCGGCGCTGGTAGCGGCGGGGGTGCTGCAGTTTGAAGACGCGCTGCAACTGGTAGCCCGCCGTGCCCAAGCCATGCAAGCGGCCTGCGAAGAGCAGCCCGGCACCATGGCCGCCATCCTGGGCCTCGACGATGCCGCGGTGGAGCGCATCTGCCAGGAAATCACGCAGGGCGGCAACGTGGTGGTAGCGGCCAACTACAACTGCCCCGGCCAGCTGGTAATCAGCGGCTCGAAACTGGGCATCGAGCAGGCTTGCGAAGCCCTGAAGGCCGCCGGCGCCAAGCGCGCTCTGCCGCTGCCGGTGGGCGGGGCCTTCCACTCGCCGCTGATGCAATCGGCGGAGGCGGCGCTGGCCGAAGCCATTGGCCGTACCACCTTCAGTGCGGGCCGTTGCGCCGTGTACCAGAACGTAGACGCTGCCCCGCACACCAACCCCGACGAAATTCGCCAGAACCTGATCAGCCAACTCACCGCTCCGGTGCGCTGGACGCAGTCGGTGCAGCGCATGACGCAGGACGGCGCCGCCGAGTTTGTGGAGTGCGGCCCCGGCAAGGTGCTGCAAGGCTTGGTGAAAAAGATTTCGCCGCAGGCCGCTACCGCTTCGGCTCAGTAA